The sequence TAACGTACTTTGTATGTTTATAATGTACATCCGACACTTTTGTAATACCcaaaatgataaatatttatttgttaggTCAATGGGGAATGCAGCTGGCGTGCGATCACAGATTTACAGACGTTGTTTTATGTTACACACGTTCTTTAGATATTTATCCGAATAACCCACGTATGTTAAATAATTTTGCGGCTCATCTTTTAAGGTAATTTGAACTGGTGACTTGGGTAAATGTACGACTAGTTgatttaaaattgattttttaacgtGACAGATATCATGACCGCTAAAATTCCATATAATGAGgattaaaaatatattgttaAAGGAATAATGATCCAATAAGGGCAATAAGATATTTAAAAAGGGCTCTGCAAGCCAATCCGAATTTTCTACCAGCAGAAAGAAATTTACAAAATGCATTTAGTATGGCTGTAGATAGGTGGCACTTTCCGATGTTGAATGACAAACAAAGGAACAATGCGTTCGAACGTGCAATACGAAAGAAAATTTCTCAAGGATACGACACAGTATTAGATATAGGGACTGGAACAGGGTTATTAAGTTTATACGCACAAAGTGCTCAAGCTAAAAAAGTTTACGCATGCGAATATTCAGTGGCAATGATCAAAATCGCGGAGAAAGTATTTGAAAGTAACAATGCTaaagatataattttattgccGAAATTATCTACAGATCTTACGATACCCGACGATATTACGGAAAGGTTTGTCCTttgtttattataaatagtaatCGGTTTCGATATGAACGTAACTGGATTTGTGCCTTTTGTTAAAGATACACATATTTGTTTACAGAGTGAAATTAATAGTCACCGAAACATTCGATGCTGGTTTATTCGGAGAACGTGTAATACCATCTTTGTTAAGCGTTCACACGAATATCTTAGATCAAAACGGTATAATAATACCGATGAGCGCTACGCTTTACGTAGCTGCGGTGGAATGCGAATATTTAAGAAACAGGTCATCTGTAGTTTTCGATCAAGTAAAAAATTCCTGTCCTTTAAATTTTGATAATATATCTATATTATTAGACGATGAGTATTATGATACAGAGcatttgaaaaatgtgaaaGTTAATTATATTACAGAGCCCAAAGTTCTTCTCACTGTAGATTTTAATGATATATCGAATTTACGAAAATTTAATGTGGATGGAGTAAAGagtaaaataaatgtaaaatgtgAATATGATGGTATTGTAGATGGTTTGGTGAGTTGGTTTAAGTTACACCTCGACGAAGAGATTACGATAGATACGTCGGATAGGAAAACCTGCTGGCAAACTGCTGTTTTCCCAGAGATACCTACGCTGTTTAAGCAAGGAGATGTATTAACGATTCACGGAGAAATTCTAAAAGGGAAATTAAGATGTTCTTATACAACAAACGGTGCCGCGCATACCGAATATAAcaagaagaaatttttatatcatttacCGAAAGAAGTTATAACATTTTTAAACGACttcgaatatataaaattacTTACTGCAGTTAGTAAGTCGCTGATtaacgaagaaataaatagtaTTTTGGATACATCTCCTTTTCCAGTTTACGGATTAATGTTACTCAAAGAGAATAAGTACAGTCAAATTCTGTATTATAAAACTGAAAATAAGGCGCTTCGTCACCTTATCGAAGAAGTTGCAAAACAAAATGGCTTTAGAGACAAGATCTGCATCATAGCAAAATACAATGCTATTAAAGTTTCTTTAGACACTATATTTGTTCATGATTTTGACATCAATGGAGAATTAAAAGATCGTGATCAGGAACACAGTCACGAATTCTTTAGGTATACAATTTTGAATACTTACCGTTTGCCTTGTTAATAGAATTGAAAATTCTATATTGCACTTTACAGATGTATGCTTAAACCGAATGGAATTTTATTACCCGAACAAGTATTCCTTGTCGGTCAACTTGTATTTTCCGAAGACTTTCCAAATATGGTTTACGTTAAAGATGAAAATTTACAAGGAGGGTCAACGCTAGTATTTAATACAACAAATTCTAAAAAGGTGTTTATTAAGGAAAATATAGTATATAAGATATGTTATGTAAGTGGTAGTATATGAGAAAAAGTAGTAATTCAATGTTAGAATAAATTTCACATGAAACGATTTCACATGGACGcactaaagaagacgataactttttcaatgTTCTACTATATGATTTGAACTTGCTAGAACAAATTATAGGATTCGGAGGGAAATGCGAAAAAACAATAGTTCAATGATCAATGGAACAAGAattgaaagatttaaaaaagatgatgagagagagagaaggaggtaAGATgggagagaaggagagggaagAGTGTCGGAAAAGAGTGAAACAACTTGAGGATAAGGTGGGGCATATTGGGGAGAGAGAGGACTACAATAATAACATATCTATGGAAAAGAGAATAGAAGAGTTAGAAGTCAGGAACACAGAGGTAGGAAGAATGAGTAGAATGATGGAATGGCAAGATAGAAGGGATAGAAAGAATACTAATGTGGTAATGAAGGGATCAATGATAAACAAGGAGAGAGCAAAAGAAGAAGTCAGGAATTTCTTTAGAGAGAAATTACAGACAAGTGTGAACGTACTGTGGGCGAGAGTAGTAGGCCCGCAATGAAAGCAAGGTATAATAACAGGTCTAAAGAACTGGGACGAAAAACAGTAAT is a genomic window of Lasioglossum baleicum chromosome 14, iyLasBale1, whole genome shotgun sequence containing:
- the LOC143215937 gene encoding protein arginine N-methyltransferase 9 isoform X1; protein product: MQKEVNNIIAESLKKAYDHDRTGNVGKAYAYYTVVAELSPARRLEIEEAFVNVLCQWGMQLACDHRFTDVVLCYTRSLDIYPNNPRMLNNFAAHLLRNNDPIRAIRYLKRALQANPNFLPAERNLQNAFSMAVDRWHFPMLNDKQRNNAFERAIRKKISQGYDTVLDIGTGTGLLSLYAQSAQAKKVYACEYSVAMIKIAEKVFESNNAKDIILLPKLSTDLTIPDDITERVKLIVTETFDAGLFGERVIPSLLSVHTNILDQNGIIIPMSATLYVAAVECEYLRNRSSVVFDQVKNSCPLNFDNISILLDDEYYDTEHLKNVKVNYITEPKVLLTVDFNDISNLRKFNVDGVKSKINVKCEYDGIVDGLVSWFKLHLDEEITIDTSDRKTCWQTAVFPEIPTLFKQGDVLTIHGEILKGKLRCSYTTNGAAHTEYNKKKFLYHLPKEVITFLNDFEYIKLLTAVSKSLINEEINSILDTSPFPVYGLMLLKENKYSQILYYKTENKALRHLIEEVAKQNGFRDKICIIAKYNAIKVSLDTIFVHDFDINGELKDRDQEHSHEFFRCMLKPNGILLPEQVFLVGQLVFSEDFPNMVYVKDENLQGGSTLVFNTTNSKKRFNSYQNIRNGFDSTNSYGIAQHINEFKINQLFDLNSSLYLHEPLSDINMLIEMKESEITERIVNFGKISATTNRPLPNALICWYKVKLTLNYNYDTKRNGSFMNHTAILLEDELKTTVLQGNEVYIKVQQIEGVVRIKVK
- the LOC143215937 gene encoding protein arginine N-methyltransferase 9 isoform X2; its protein translation is MAVDRWHFPMLNDKQRNNAFERAIRKKISQGYDTVLDIGTGTGLLSLYAQSAQAKKVYACEYSVAMIKIAEKVFESNNAKDIILLPKLSTDLTIPDDITERVKLIVTETFDAGLFGERVIPSLLSVHTNILDQNGIIIPMSATLYVAAVECEYLRNRSSVVFDQVKNSCPLNFDNISILLDDEYYDTEHLKNVKVNYITEPKVLLTVDFNDISNLRKFNVDGVKSKINVKCEYDGIVDGLVSWFKLHLDEEITIDTSDRKTCWQTAVFPEIPTLFKQGDVLTIHGEILKGKLRCSYTTNGAAHTEYNKKKFLYHLPKEVITFLNDFEYIKLLTAVSKSLINEEINSILDTSPFPVYGLMLLKENKYSQILYYKTENKALRHLIEEVAKQNGFRDKICIIAKYNAIKVSLDTIFVHDFDINGELKDRDQEHSHEFFRCMLKPNGILLPEQVFLVGQLVFSEDFPNMVYVKDENLQGGSTLVFNTTNSKKRFNSYQNIRNGFDSTNSYGIAQHINEFKINQLFDLNSSLYLHEPLSDINMLIEMKESEITERIVNFGKISATTNRPLPNALICWYKVKLTLNYNYDTKRNGSFMNHTAILLEDELKTTVLQGNEVYIKVQQIEGVVRIKVK